A region from the Hyalangium gracile genome encodes:
- a CDS encoding SDR family oxidoreductase, with amino-acid sequence MDLGLKGRRALVLGASAGLGFAVASELVREGARVAICSRSEERIRAAAANMGAALGVAANLAMPGSTKVVIDQVREALGGLEVLVINTGGPPKGGVMDLTDVQWQANFQSLWMGAVEGIRSAAPIMREGKWGRIVLITSVSARETIPGMTISSSLRTGLLGLTKSASNELAADGITVNAVLPGFHATERLAELGFTEEKLAPQLPARRLGRPEELGALVTFLASDRAGYITGQSIVIDGGWMRGF; translated from the coding sequence ATGGATTTAGGACTGAAGGGTAGAAGGGCCCTGGTACTGGGGGCCTCGGCGGGGCTCGGCTTCGCCGTCGCCTCGGAGCTGGTTCGCGAGGGTGCGCGCGTGGCGATCTGCTCCCGCAGCGAGGAGCGCATCCGCGCCGCCGCGGCGAACATGGGCGCCGCCCTGGGCGTGGCCGCGAACCTGGCCATGCCGGGCTCGACGAAGGTGGTCATCGACCAGGTGAGGGAGGCGCTCGGGGGCCTGGAGGTGCTGGTGATCAACACGGGTGGCCCGCCGAAGGGTGGGGTGATGGACCTCACCGATGTGCAGTGGCAGGCGAACTTCCAGAGCCTGTGGATGGGGGCGGTGGAGGGCATCCGCTCGGCGGCGCCGATCATGCGGGAAGGGAAGTGGGGCCGGATCGTCCTCATCACGTCCGTGTCGGCCCGGGAGACCATCCCGGGGATGACGATCTCCAGCAGCCTGCGGACGGGGCTGCTGGGGCTCACGAAGTCGGCCAGCAATGAGCTGGCGGCGGACGGCATCACCGTCAATGCCGTGCTGCCCGGCTTCCACGCCACCGAGCGTCTGGCGGAGCTGGGCTTCACCGAGGAGAAGCTCGCGCCGCAGCTCCCGGCGCGGCGGCTCGGGCGCCCGGAGGAGCTGGGCGCCCTGGTGACGTTCCTGGCCTCGGATCGCGCGGGCTACATCACCGGCCAGTCCATCGTGATCGATGGCGGCTGGATGCGGGGCTTCTGA
- a CDS encoding FAD-dependent oxidoreductase: MREIDRTQPVTLAGAGLVGSLMAMFLARRGFQVEVLERRPDMRRETVEAGRSINLAISTRGLHALRQVGLEEEARRHAIPMRGRMIHPLSGELTLQPYGKDDSQHINSISRAWLNKFLMTHAEATGRVRIRFKQRIQHVDFESGLLAVHDDASGATREERAPVLLGADGSGSAVRQEMMKLPGHSSTQELLSHGYKELTIPAGPGGTFRMEKHALHIWPRGSFMLIALPNEDGSFTCTLFLPFEGPVSFATLDSPGKLTAFFTEQFPDALELIPELTHDFFKNPTGSMVTVKSTPWHVGSRALVLGDAAHAIVPFFGQGMNCGFEDCVVLDGLLARHSRWEEAFSEFFRARKPNADAIADMAVENFIEMRDSTASPRFLLEKQVEKLLLNAFPGQFLSRYTLVSFSRVPYRLAYEVGSIAGSIVTELTGGISRAEDVDLERAARLVRERLAPFLEEHADGFRTEG, translated from the coding sequence ATGCGCGAGATTGATCGGACCCAGCCCGTCACCCTGGCCGGAGCGGGCCTCGTGGGCTCGCTCATGGCCATGTTCCTGGCCCGGCGTGGCTTCCAGGTGGAGGTGCTCGAGCGGCGGCCGGACATGCGGCGAGAGACCGTGGAGGCCGGGCGCTCCATCAACCTGGCCATCTCCACCCGAGGGCTGCATGCGCTCCGGCAGGTGGGGCTGGAGGAGGAGGCGCGGCGGCACGCCATCCCCATGCGCGGGCGGATGATCCACCCGCTGTCCGGAGAGCTGACGCTCCAGCCCTACGGCAAGGACGACTCGCAGCACATCAACAGCATCTCTCGCGCGTGGCTCAACAAGTTCCTCATGACGCACGCGGAAGCCACGGGCCGCGTGCGCATCCGCTTCAAGCAGCGCATCCAGCACGTGGACTTCGAGTCGGGCCTCCTCGCCGTCCACGACGACGCGAGCGGCGCCACCCGCGAGGAGCGCGCCCCGGTGCTGCTGGGCGCGGACGGCTCGGGCTCGGCGGTGCGCCAGGAGATGATGAAGCTGCCGGGCCACTCCTCCACCCAGGAGCTGCTGAGCCACGGCTACAAGGAACTCACCATCCCCGCGGGTCCGGGCGGCACCTTCCGCATGGAGAAGCACGCGCTGCACATCTGGCCGCGCGGCTCGTTCATGCTCATCGCCCTGCCCAACGAGGACGGCAGCTTCACCTGCACGCTCTTCCTGCCCTTCGAGGGGCCGGTGAGCTTCGCGACCCTGGACTCGCCCGGAAAGCTCACGGCGTTCTTCACAGAACAGTTCCCGGACGCCCTGGAGCTCATCCCCGAGCTCACCCACGACTTCTTCAAGAACCCGACGGGTTCCATGGTCACCGTGAAGAGCACGCCCTGGCACGTAGGAAGTCGCGCCCTGGTGCTGGGGGATGCGGCCCACGCCATCGTCCCCTTCTTCGGGCAGGGGATGAACTGCGGCTTCGAGGACTGCGTGGTGCTCGACGGGCTCCTGGCCCGGCACTCCCGCTGGGAAGAGGCCTTCTCCGAGTTCTTCCGTGCGCGCAAACCCAACGCGGACGCCATCGCCGACATGGCCGTGGAGAACTTCATCGAGATGCGCGACAGCACCGCCAGTCCGCGCTTCCTGCTGGAGAAGCAGGTGGAGAAGTTGTTGCTCAACGCTTTCCCGGGGCAGTTCCTCAGCCGCTATACTCTCGTGAGCTTCAGCCGTGTGCCGTATCGCCTGGCTTACGAAGTGGGCAGCATCGCCGGGAGCATCGTCACTGAACTGACCGGGGGGATTTCCCGCGCGGAGGATGTGGATCTCGAGCGCGCCGCCCGGCTCGTCCGCGAGCGGCTCGCTCCATTCCTGGAGGAGCACGCAGATGGATTTAGGACTGAAGGGTAG
- the kynU gene encoding kynureninase, whose amino-acid sequence MKHGSVHFEEGEAFARRMDGEDSLRHFRDEFLFPRGKDGEPVIYLVGNSLGLQPRKAKQYVLEELEDWERLGVEGHFHARNPWLPYHETLTAQTARLVGAQPLEVVVMNTLSVNLHLMMVSFYRPTRERFRILIEGGAFPSDQYAVASQARFHGFDPKEAILRLEPRFGEDTLRLEDILDTIDRRGSEISLVLLGNVNYLTGQAFDMKAISRAAHERGCRVGFDLAHGAGNLRLSLHDDGPDFAVWCSYKYLNGGPGTLGGVFVHERHAHMPGIPRFEGWWGHDKATRFEMGSNFVPLPGAEGWQLSNPPILQLAALRASMELFDQATMPALRLKGDLLTSYLEFLLDRLPPGIVEIVTPRDMKERGSQLSLRFRKEPRRLLAKLGEAGVFCDFREPDVIRAAPAPLYCSFLDVYRFVRILESHARD is encoded by the coding sequence ATGAAACACGGCTCGGTGCACTTCGAGGAGGGCGAGGCCTTCGCCCGACGCATGGATGGCGAGGACTCCCTGCGCCACTTCCGCGACGAGTTCCTCTTCCCCCGAGGCAAGGACGGCGAGCCCGTCATCTACCTCGTGGGCAACTCGCTCGGACTGCAGCCTCGCAAGGCGAAGCAGTACGTCCTGGAGGAGCTGGAGGACTGGGAGCGCCTGGGTGTGGAGGGCCACTTCCACGCCCGCAACCCGTGGCTGCCCTACCACGAGACGTTGACCGCCCAGACGGCGCGCCTGGTGGGCGCCCAGCCGCTCGAGGTGGTGGTGATGAACACCCTCTCGGTGAACCTTCACCTGATGATGGTGTCCTTCTACCGGCCCACCCGCGAGCGCTTCCGCATCCTCATCGAGGGCGGTGCCTTCCCCTCGGACCAGTACGCGGTGGCCTCGCAGGCGCGCTTCCATGGCTTCGATCCGAAGGAGGCCATCCTCCGCCTCGAGCCGCGCTTCGGCGAGGACACCCTGCGCCTGGAGGACATCCTCGACACCATCGATCGACGCGGGTCCGAGATCTCCCTCGTGCTGCTGGGCAACGTGAACTACCTCACCGGCCAGGCCTTCGACATGAAGGCCATCTCCCGCGCCGCTCACGAGCGGGGCTGCCGGGTGGGGTTCGACCTGGCGCACGGCGCCGGCAACCTGCGGCTGTCGCTGCATGACGACGGGCCGGACTTCGCCGTGTGGTGCTCGTACAAGTACCTCAACGGCGGCCCGGGCACGCTGGGCGGCGTCTTCGTCCACGAGCGCCACGCCCACATGCCCGGCATCCCCCGCTTCGAGGGCTGGTGGGGCCACGACAAGGCCACGCGCTTCGAGATGGGCTCCAACTTCGTCCCGCTCCCGGGCGCGGAGGGCTGGCAGCTCTCCAACCCGCCCATCCTCCAGCTCGCGGCGCTGCGCGCGTCCATGGAGCTGTTCGATCAGGCCACCATGCCGGCGCTGCGCCTCAAGGGCGATCTGCTCACCAGCTACCTGGAGTTCCTGCTCGATCGACTGCCCCCAGGCATCGTCGAGATCGTCACGCCTCGGGACATGAAGGAGCGGGGCTCGCAGTTGTCCCTTCGCTTCCGCAAGGAGCCACGGCGCCTGCTCGCGAAGCTGGGGGAGGCGGGCGTCTTCTGCGACTTCCGCGAGCCGGACGTCATCCGCGCCGCGCCCGCGCCGCTGTACTGCAGCTTCCTCGACGTATACCGCTTCGTGAGGATCCTCGAGAGCCATGCGCGAGATTGA
- a CDS encoding amidohydrolase family protein, producing MKIDIHTHLLPAELPRFAERYGYGGFITLEHHAPCRARMLRDDGKFFREIESNCWDPAQRLKECDAAGVSVQVLSTVPVMFSYWAKPEHGLDLSRFLNDHVASVVRTSPRRFAGLGTVPLQSVDLAIRELERCVRELGLPGVQIGSHVNGTNLGDPALFPFFQAAAELGAAVFVHPWDMLGGARLEKYWMPWLVGMPAEVAIAISTLIFSGTLERLPRLRLAFAHGGGAFPGTVGRIQHGFDARPDLVAVDNKVPPRDYLGRFWVDSLVHDAETLRFIVKLFGSEKVALGSDYPFPLGEDRPGTLIESLSDVEPSIRERLLWRNALEWLGRSREDFAS from the coding sequence GTGAAGATCGACATCCACACGCACCTGCTCCCGGCCGAGCTGCCACGCTTCGCCGAGCGCTATGGCTATGGCGGCTTCATCACCCTGGAGCACCACGCCCCCTGCCGCGCCCGCATGCTGCGAGACGACGGGAAGTTCTTCCGGGAGATCGAGAGCAACTGCTGGGACCCCGCTCAGCGCCTCAAGGAGTGCGACGCGGCGGGAGTCTCCGTCCAGGTGCTCTCCACCGTGCCGGTGATGTTCAGCTACTGGGCGAAGCCCGAGCACGGGCTGGACCTGTCCCGCTTCCTCAACGACCACGTGGCCTCGGTGGTGCGCACCAGCCCCCGGCGCTTCGCCGGCCTGGGCACCGTGCCCCTTCAGAGCGTCGACCTGGCCATCCGCGAGCTGGAGCGCTGCGTGCGCGAGCTGGGGCTGCCCGGCGTGCAGATCGGCTCGCACGTCAACGGCACCAACCTGGGAGACCCGGCGCTCTTCCCGTTCTTCCAGGCGGCGGCCGAGCTGGGCGCGGCGGTGTTCGTCCACCCCTGGGACATGCTCGGCGGGGCGCGGCTGGAGAAGTACTGGATGCCCTGGCTGGTGGGCATGCCCGCCGAGGTGGCCATCGCCATCTCCACCCTCATCTTCTCCGGCACGCTGGAGCGCCTGCCCCGGCTGCGGCTCGCCTTCGCCCATGGCGGCGGCGCCTTCCCCGGGACGGTCGGCCGCATCCAGCACGGCTTCGACGCCCGGCCGGACCTGGTCGCCGTGGACAACAAGGTGCCGCCGCGCGACTACCTGGGACGCTTCTGGGTGGACTCGCTCGTCCATGACGCGGAGACGCTGCGCTTCATCGTCAAGCTGTTCGGCTCGGAGAAGGTGGCGCTCGGCAGCGACTACCCCTTCCCCCTGGGCGAGGACCGCCCTGGCACGCTGATCGAATCCCTGTCGGACGTGGAACCTTCCATCCGCGAGCGGCTCTTGTGGCGCAACGCGCTCGAGTGGCTCGGGCGCTCGCGAGAGGACTTCGCCTCATGA